From the genome of Lineus longissimus chromosome 8, tnLinLong1.2, whole genome shotgun sequence, one region includes:
- the LOC135492150 gene encoding sodium- and chloride-dependent glycine transporter 1-like isoform X2: MSGKISQGDMLSPDMNDARLFSSTDSRAPLGMFDDMEATGADVDGANQRGNWSGKFDFLLSLLGYSVGLGNVWRFPYLAYSNGGGAFLIPFLLMLLLVGMPLMFMELAFGQYASLGPIAIFGKFCPLFSGLGYGMVIISGIVALYYNMIIAWTLFYMFASFTSELPWETCKPEWSTLDCYSYKDADACHKDYNETGIYYNRTCYNETMASTSTLDIQQLVINMTKRPPAEEYFENYVLSKSAGMHEMGGIKWQLALCLLLAWLIVFLCLSRGVQSSGKVVYFTALFPYVVLIILFFRGVTLPGAMNGIIYYLTPDFSRLYKAKVWGDAAVQIFFSLSPAWGGLITLASYNKYHNNCFKDTLIVAISNITTSIFAGFVIFSIVGYLAQELGKDVGDVVDQGAGLAFIVYPEVVTRLPISPLWSFLFFFMLLTLGLDSQFALLETVTTAALDRFPNWREKKTFVVLGMSCIGYIGGLMICTKGGIYMLQLMDTYAASWSVFLIAMLESIIIGWVYGAERFLGDIEDMIGRRSWIWHKFFVAFWQFLSPATLCFLLIFNWVQYKPIEYGTYEYPLWANLIGWLMALAPVVALPVMAGIKIYYAPKDMGFIQKLRHLLKPSADWGPAHKVAQYKECQDENNVEATHHNLEAKLSGNTFENPSFSAVYTFETKM, encoded by the exons AACGATGCCCGTCTCTTCAGCAGCACGGACAGCCGGGCCCCGCTCGGCATGTTCGACGACATGGAGGCAACAGGGGCAGACGTGGACGGAGCCAACCAAAGAGGCAACTGGTCGGGGAAATTCGACTTCCTTCTGTCGCTGTTAGGATATTCCGTCGGATTGGGGAATGTTTGGAGATTTCCTTACCTGGCATACAGTAATGGTGGTG GCGCCTTTCTCATTCCGTTCCTCTTGATGCTGCTGCTGGTCGGAATGCCCCTTATGTTTATGGAGTTGGCTTTCGGACAGTACGCCAGTCTTGGACCTATAGCAATATTTGGGAAATTCTGTCCTCTTTTCTCTG GCCTTGGTTATGGTATGGTGATAATCTCAGGCATCGTGGCCCTGTATTACAACATGATTATTGCGTGGACCTTGTTCTATATGTTCGCTTCATTCACGAGTGAATTGCCGTGGGAGACCTGCAAACCAGAGTGGAGCACACTGG ATTGTTACTCCTACAAAGACGCAGATGCTTGCCACAAGGATTATAACGAGACTGGAATCTATTACAACAGGACGTGCTACAATGAGACAATGGCTTCCACTTCCACCCTTGATATCCAACAGTTGGTCATTAATATGACCAAGAGGCCACCTGCAGAGGAATATTTCGA GAATTACGTGTTGTCCAAGTCAGCTGGTATGCACGAGATGGGAGGGATAAAGTGGCAGTTAGCCCTCTGTCTCCTTCTTGCTTGGTTGATCGTCTTTCTGTGTCTAAGTCGAGGCGTCCAGTCCTCGGGAAAG GTTGTGTATTTCACCGCTCTGTTCCCCTATGTGGTGCTCATTATCCTGTTTTTTCGGGGTGTCACCTTACCTGGGGCGATGAACGGCATCATCTACTACCTGACGCCAGACTTCTCAAGGCTTTATAAAGCGAAG GTGTGGGGCGATGCTGCTGTTCAAATCTTCTTCTCCTTATCCCCAGCTTGGGGAGGGCTTATCACTTTGGCCAGTTACAACAAATACCATAACAACTGCTTCAA AGATACACTGATTGTTGCCATCAGCAACATTACCACCAGTATATTTGCCGGCTTTGTGATATTTTCTATTGTTGGATACCTTGCTCAGGAGTTGGGAAAGGATGTCGGTGACGTGGTCGACCAAG GTGCTGGTTTGGCATTCATTGTCTATCCCGAGGTTGTGACCAGACTGCCCATCTCGCCGCTATGGTCCTTCTTATTCTTTTTCATGTTACTGACACTAGGCTTGGACAGTCAG TTTGCCTTGCTAGAAACAGTTACCACAGCAGCTCTTGATCGCTTTCCAAACTGGCGGGAAAAGAAGACTTTCGTTGTGCTTGGTATGAGCTGTATCGGATACATTGGAGGTTTGATGATATGCACGAAG GGTGGTATTTACATGCTTCAGTTAATGGACACATACGCCGCGAGCTGGTCCGTCTTCCTAATTGCCATGTTGGAGTCGATCATCATCGGCTGGGTGTATGGCGCCGAGCGCTTCCTTGGAGACATCGAGGATATGATTGGGAGGAGGAGTTGGATCTGGCATAAGTTCTTCGTGGCATTCTGGCAGTTCCTCAGTCCAGCTACTTTATGT TTCCTGTTGATCTTCAATTGGGTGCAATATAAACCAATCGAATATGGCACCTATGAGTATCCCCTCTGGGCGAACCTGATAGGCTGGTTGATGGCATTGGCTCCAGTGGTGGCGCTACCGGTCATGGCGGGCATCAAGATATATTACGCCCCAAAGGACATGGGGTTTATTCAA AAACTACGTCACCTGCTGAAGCCAAGTGCTGACTGGGGTCCAGCCCACAAGGTGGCGCAGTACAAGGAGTGCCAGGATGAGAACAACGTCGAAGCAACACATCATAATCTAGAGGCAAAACTCTCAGGGAATACATTCGAGAATCCATCATTCAGTGCGGTCTACACGTTTGAGACTAAAATGTGA
- the LOC135492150 gene encoding sodium- and chloride-dependent glycine transporter 1-like isoform X1, whose amino-acid sequence MSQRGQSLIFELVDRHSHKDDLDNVHDLEVNTSNDARLFSSTDSRAPLGMFDDMEATGADVDGANQRGNWSGKFDFLLSLLGYSVGLGNVWRFPYLAYSNGGGAFLIPFLLMLLLVGMPLMFMELAFGQYASLGPIAIFGKFCPLFSGLGYGMVIISGIVALYYNMIIAWTLFYMFASFTSELPWETCKPEWSTLDCYSYKDADACHKDYNETGIYYNRTCYNETMASTSTLDIQQLVINMTKRPPAEEYFENYVLSKSAGMHEMGGIKWQLALCLLLAWLIVFLCLSRGVQSSGKVVYFTALFPYVVLIILFFRGVTLPGAMNGIIYYLTPDFSRLYKAKVWGDAAVQIFFSLSPAWGGLITLASYNKYHNNCFKDTLIVAISNITTSIFAGFVIFSIVGYLAQELGKDVGDVVDQGAGLAFIVYPEVVTRLPISPLWSFLFFFMLLTLGLDSQFALLETVTTAALDRFPNWREKKTFVVLGMSCIGYIGGLMICTKGGIYMLQLMDTYAASWSVFLIAMLESIIIGWVYGAERFLGDIEDMIGRRSWIWHKFFVAFWQFLSPATLCFLLIFNWVQYKPIEYGTYEYPLWANLIGWLMALAPVVALPVMAGIKIYYAPKDMGFIQKLRHLLKPSADWGPAHKVAQYKECQDENNVEATHHNLEAKLSGNTFENPSFSAVYTFETKM is encoded by the exons AACGATGCCCGTCTCTTCAGCAGCACGGACAGCCGGGCCCCGCTCGGCATGTTCGACGACATGGAGGCAACAGGGGCAGACGTGGACGGAGCCAACCAAAGAGGCAACTGGTCGGGGAAATTCGACTTCCTTCTGTCGCTGTTAGGATATTCCGTCGGATTGGGGAATGTTTGGAGATTTCCTTACCTGGCATACAGTAATGGTGGTG GCGCCTTTCTCATTCCGTTCCTCTTGATGCTGCTGCTGGTCGGAATGCCCCTTATGTTTATGGAGTTGGCTTTCGGACAGTACGCCAGTCTTGGACCTATAGCAATATTTGGGAAATTCTGTCCTCTTTTCTCTG GCCTTGGTTATGGTATGGTGATAATCTCAGGCATCGTGGCCCTGTATTACAACATGATTATTGCGTGGACCTTGTTCTATATGTTCGCTTCATTCACGAGTGAATTGCCGTGGGAGACCTGCAAACCAGAGTGGAGCACACTGG ATTGTTACTCCTACAAAGACGCAGATGCTTGCCACAAGGATTATAACGAGACTGGAATCTATTACAACAGGACGTGCTACAATGAGACAATGGCTTCCACTTCCACCCTTGATATCCAACAGTTGGTCATTAATATGACCAAGAGGCCACCTGCAGAGGAATATTTCGA GAATTACGTGTTGTCCAAGTCAGCTGGTATGCACGAGATGGGAGGGATAAAGTGGCAGTTAGCCCTCTGTCTCCTTCTTGCTTGGTTGATCGTCTTTCTGTGTCTAAGTCGAGGCGTCCAGTCCTCGGGAAAG GTTGTGTATTTCACCGCTCTGTTCCCCTATGTGGTGCTCATTATCCTGTTTTTTCGGGGTGTCACCTTACCTGGGGCGATGAACGGCATCATCTACTACCTGACGCCAGACTTCTCAAGGCTTTATAAAGCGAAG GTGTGGGGCGATGCTGCTGTTCAAATCTTCTTCTCCTTATCCCCAGCTTGGGGAGGGCTTATCACTTTGGCCAGTTACAACAAATACCATAACAACTGCTTCAA AGATACACTGATTGTTGCCATCAGCAACATTACCACCAGTATATTTGCCGGCTTTGTGATATTTTCTATTGTTGGATACCTTGCTCAGGAGTTGGGAAAGGATGTCGGTGACGTGGTCGACCAAG GTGCTGGTTTGGCATTCATTGTCTATCCCGAGGTTGTGACCAGACTGCCCATCTCGCCGCTATGGTCCTTCTTATTCTTTTTCATGTTACTGACACTAGGCTTGGACAGTCAG TTTGCCTTGCTAGAAACAGTTACCACAGCAGCTCTTGATCGCTTTCCAAACTGGCGGGAAAAGAAGACTTTCGTTGTGCTTGGTATGAGCTGTATCGGATACATTGGAGGTTTGATGATATGCACGAAG GGTGGTATTTACATGCTTCAGTTAATGGACACATACGCCGCGAGCTGGTCCGTCTTCCTAATTGCCATGTTGGAGTCGATCATCATCGGCTGGGTGTATGGCGCCGAGCGCTTCCTTGGAGACATCGAGGATATGATTGGGAGGAGGAGTTGGATCTGGCATAAGTTCTTCGTGGCATTCTGGCAGTTCCTCAGTCCAGCTACTTTATGT TTCCTGTTGATCTTCAATTGGGTGCAATATAAACCAATCGAATATGGCACCTATGAGTATCCCCTCTGGGCGAACCTGATAGGCTGGTTGATGGCATTGGCTCCAGTGGTGGCGCTACCGGTCATGGCGGGCATCAAGATATATTACGCCCCAAAGGACATGGGGTTTATTCAA AAACTACGTCACCTGCTGAAGCCAAGTGCTGACTGGGGTCCAGCCCACAAGGTGGCGCAGTACAAGGAGTGCCAGGATGAGAACAACGTCGAAGCAACACATCATAATCTAGAGGCAAAACTCTCAGGGAATACATTCGAGAATCCATCATTCAGTGCGGTCTACACGTTTGAGACTAAAATGTGA
- the LOC135492150 gene encoding sodium- and chloride-dependent glycine transporter 2-like isoform X3 encodes MFDDMEATGADVDGANQRGNWSGKFDFLLSLLGYSVGLGNVWRFPYLAYSNGGGAFLIPFLLMLLLVGMPLMFMELAFGQYASLGPIAIFGKFCPLFSGLGYGMVIISGIVALYYNMIIAWTLFYMFASFTSELPWETCKPEWSTLDCYSYKDADACHKDYNETGIYYNRTCYNETMASTSTLDIQQLVINMTKRPPAEEYFENYVLSKSAGMHEMGGIKWQLALCLLLAWLIVFLCLSRGVQSSGKVVYFTALFPYVVLIILFFRGVTLPGAMNGIIYYLTPDFSRLYKAKVWGDAAVQIFFSLSPAWGGLITLASYNKYHNNCFKDTLIVAISNITTSIFAGFVIFSIVGYLAQELGKDVGDVVDQGAGLAFIVYPEVVTRLPISPLWSFLFFFMLLTLGLDSQFALLETVTTAALDRFPNWREKKTFVVLGMSCIGYIGGLMICTKGGIYMLQLMDTYAASWSVFLIAMLESIIIGWVYGAERFLGDIEDMIGRRSWIWHKFFVAFWQFLSPATLCFLLIFNWVQYKPIEYGTYEYPLWANLIGWLMALAPVVALPVMAGIKIYYAPKDMGFIQKLRHLLKPSADWGPAHKVAQYKECQDENNVEATHHNLEAKLSGNTFENPSFSAVYTFETKM; translated from the exons ATGTTCGACGACATGGAGGCAACAGGGGCAGACGTGGACGGAGCCAACCAAAGAGGCAACTGGTCGGGGAAATTCGACTTCCTTCTGTCGCTGTTAGGATATTCCGTCGGATTGGGGAATGTTTGGAGATTTCCTTACCTGGCATACAGTAATGGTGGTG GCGCCTTTCTCATTCCGTTCCTCTTGATGCTGCTGCTGGTCGGAATGCCCCTTATGTTTATGGAGTTGGCTTTCGGACAGTACGCCAGTCTTGGACCTATAGCAATATTTGGGAAATTCTGTCCTCTTTTCTCTG GCCTTGGTTATGGTATGGTGATAATCTCAGGCATCGTGGCCCTGTATTACAACATGATTATTGCGTGGACCTTGTTCTATATGTTCGCTTCATTCACGAGTGAATTGCCGTGGGAGACCTGCAAACCAGAGTGGAGCACACTGG ATTGTTACTCCTACAAAGACGCAGATGCTTGCCACAAGGATTATAACGAGACTGGAATCTATTACAACAGGACGTGCTACAATGAGACAATGGCTTCCACTTCCACCCTTGATATCCAACAGTTGGTCATTAATATGACCAAGAGGCCACCTGCAGAGGAATATTTCGA GAATTACGTGTTGTCCAAGTCAGCTGGTATGCACGAGATGGGAGGGATAAAGTGGCAGTTAGCCCTCTGTCTCCTTCTTGCTTGGTTGATCGTCTTTCTGTGTCTAAGTCGAGGCGTCCAGTCCTCGGGAAAG GTTGTGTATTTCACCGCTCTGTTCCCCTATGTGGTGCTCATTATCCTGTTTTTTCGGGGTGTCACCTTACCTGGGGCGATGAACGGCATCATCTACTACCTGACGCCAGACTTCTCAAGGCTTTATAAAGCGAAG GTGTGGGGCGATGCTGCTGTTCAAATCTTCTTCTCCTTATCCCCAGCTTGGGGAGGGCTTATCACTTTGGCCAGTTACAACAAATACCATAACAACTGCTTCAA AGATACACTGATTGTTGCCATCAGCAACATTACCACCAGTATATTTGCCGGCTTTGTGATATTTTCTATTGTTGGATACCTTGCTCAGGAGTTGGGAAAGGATGTCGGTGACGTGGTCGACCAAG GTGCTGGTTTGGCATTCATTGTCTATCCCGAGGTTGTGACCAGACTGCCCATCTCGCCGCTATGGTCCTTCTTATTCTTTTTCATGTTACTGACACTAGGCTTGGACAGTCAG TTTGCCTTGCTAGAAACAGTTACCACAGCAGCTCTTGATCGCTTTCCAAACTGGCGGGAAAAGAAGACTTTCGTTGTGCTTGGTATGAGCTGTATCGGATACATTGGAGGTTTGATGATATGCACGAAG GGTGGTATTTACATGCTTCAGTTAATGGACACATACGCCGCGAGCTGGTCCGTCTTCCTAATTGCCATGTTGGAGTCGATCATCATCGGCTGGGTGTATGGCGCCGAGCGCTTCCTTGGAGACATCGAGGATATGATTGGGAGGAGGAGTTGGATCTGGCATAAGTTCTTCGTGGCATTCTGGCAGTTCCTCAGTCCAGCTACTTTATGT TTCCTGTTGATCTTCAATTGGGTGCAATATAAACCAATCGAATATGGCACCTATGAGTATCCCCTCTGGGCGAACCTGATAGGCTGGTTGATGGCATTGGCTCCAGTGGTGGCGCTACCGGTCATGGCGGGCATCAAGATATATTACGCCCCAAAGGACATGGGGTTTATTCAA AAACTACGTCACCTGCTGAAGCCAAGTGCTGACTGGGGTCCAGCCCACAAGGTGGCGCAGTACAAGGAGTGCCAGGATGAGAACAACGTCGAAGCAACACATCATAATCTAGAGGCAAAACTCTCAGGGAATACATTCGAGAATCCATCATTCAGTGCGGTCTACACGTTTGAGACTAAAATGTGA